The following nucleotide sequence is from Spirochaetaceae bacterium.
GTGGCGGTAGAAAATCACATTATCGTGTGCACTCCGCGCGACCGGTCAGTGGAGAGTTGCCAGAAGTTTGTCGCACGGCTCATGAGTCAAAAGACAGATGAGTGGTTAAACGAACGAATACGTTGTCGGCATCTGACGCTTGGTGCCGTTGGTAGGTTGCCATGGTGGTCGGGCGAGTGAGTCAGAACCGGTCAACACGATGGCGCGTTCGTGTGTCGCGAACGGCTGAGCGAGCCGAGCGAATGCGTGTAGCTTGGGTGTTGCAAGAATGTGGCTGGAGGGGTTAGAGTTCGTAGAGGCATGCGTGGGAGCGGAGCACGGGAGGTGTTTACATGAACCGCAGTTTGACTACCCAAGATATTAGCTGGTTCCTGGATCAGTACGAGAGGAATCAGCTTGACCTAGAGCCGGCCTATCAACGTCGTAGTGTTTGGTCACCGCGCGACAAGAAGTTTTTCGTTGATACAATCTTGAACAACTACCCAGCGCCGCCGGTGTTTTTGCACAAGACGATGGACGAAAACGGACGTGCGACTTACCATGTAGTCGATGGAAAGCAGCGGCTGCAGACGATTATCGAGTTTACACAGGACCGGGTAAGAGTACCCGACTACTTTGGTGATCGCAATCTACAGAAGAAGCGATGGAAGGATCTCGCACGAGAGACCCGCGAGAGATTCTGGAACTACGAGTTAATTGTGGAGATGATGCCGAATGTCGAGGAGGCGCAGATCCGAAGCACGTTCGACCGCATAAACCGCAATTCACGTCGATTGACTCCCCAGGAGTTGAGGCATGCGAAGTACGAAGGCTGGTTCATCAGATTTGTCGAGCGCGAGGCCGAGAAGATTGAGTGGAAGAATACAGGAGTAGTCACGACAGCGCGAATCAAGCGTATGCTTGACGTTCAGTTCATCTCGGAGTTGTGTGCTGTGATAATAAAGGGCCGTATTATAGGGTTCGATCAAGACGGGCTTGACGATCTGTATGCGGAGTATGAAGACGTCTCGGAGCTGTATGGATTCATTGAGGATGACTTCGTCACACAGCTGGAGGTCCTCAAGAAGAGTGTTGCAGAGATGATTGATTTGCGACCTAGTATAGCGGACTACATTAGACCTCAAGGTAACTTCTATTCATTGTGGAGCTATCTCTTCCTGGAGCGTCCGATCTCCTCTCCAAAAAGGGAATTGGTTGATCGATATGACAAGTTCATGAGAGCCGTGCAGAGGGCTAAAGATGCACAGGATGCTAAGGAGGATCCGAACGCCGTTCTTTCTGGAGATCGCGCCTTTCGGGCTGCCGCAATCGACTATGCGAACAATACGCGAGGGGCCAGTACGGATCTGACACCGCGAACAAAGCGTCACGACGCTTTGGTAGCCGCAATGCAACAATAGCGCACCTCTCTGTGAAGATTGTCAAGTCAATTCGTGACATCCACCGAAGCTGCCAGCCTAAGTACAAGATGCTCAAATTGGATGTAGAAGAAGTATTGAAGAGCATGGTTGAAGACTCCGGATGGCTCTACTCTTCCCGTATTAAGACACTCGAGAGTTTCGCTCAAAAGGTCGAGACGGGGAGCGTGGTAGATCCAATGTGTCTGGAGGACTTCTTCGCATGTACAATCGTAGTTCCAACAATTGCTGAAATCGGCAGTGCGGAGGAGATGGTCTATCAGCTGTATGATCGTAGGGAACGTCGACCAATCGACGACAACTTCACAAGGAAGAGCTCTTCAGAATTTGTTTTTGACGATTTGAGACTATACGTAGCGCGGCGCCCACGAATAAGCGGGAAGGATCCGAACCTCAATGGAGTATTATTTGAGGTACAGATAAAGACGATCCTGCAACACGCTTGGAGCGTTGCCACTCATGATCTGATTTACAAGACGGATACCGTCAGTTGGCCGCTCGAGCGCGTCGCTTTTCAGGTGAAAGCAATGCTTGAACACGCTGAGGTATCCGTGTCTGAGGCGGTGACATTAGCGCGGGCTCCGGGCATAGCGAAAGAAGATCAACAGACAAGGGAAGTACTTGAGATTATCGATCATGCCCGGCAGTTGTGGGCGGCGGAACAACTGCCGAGGGACGTCAGGAGGTTGGCAGTGAGCGTTTTGGCGCTATTGCGCCTGTGCGGAGTCAGTGTTGGAGAGTTTCGTTCTGTAGTAGATGCTGAGAGAGGTAGGGTTGGAGGCGTGCCAAGAGAGCTGTCTCCGTATGCGTTTACGGTACAAGCATTAGCGCGGTCGAGTTTGGTGGACTTCCGGGGCGCACTGGAAGGCGAGACCGCGCATCCGCGAGTGGTGGTGATTCATAGTGGGATGGACGTTCCGGAGTGGATGCGGGGAGGGCATTCAAGGATTCTGGACCTGAACGAAACCGTGGTACCTGCATGAACGGTCGGACGTCGTACGGGGAAAAAGGGGGACGGTAGATCCGGATTCGATGTGGTTGGGTTGTTTCGTGGGTCACAAACGACTTGTAGAAAGTTGAAGAGACAGGGAAGGCGGGGTAGCACGTATTGAATGTTTGTGCGTCACATCGTCAGGCTAGTCGCAGTCGACTAGCGCTGGCGCCAGCATCCCAGCTACTGGCAAGGCCGGTGCGTCCTTCCGTCGACGGACGCCAGCCGGCGCATGCACAGCGGCTGACGCCGCTGCGCCTTGGACTACTTGGTCCCATAAGGAGTAAGTAGTCGGCCGCCATTGAAGTGGATCAGATGTGACGGTTCGTCCGCTACCCACACCGTGGTGTGCCATGCGATGTCTGCGAGATACCGGGCGATCGCGGCGCGGGTGGGGAACGCTGTCACGTAGACGATGCCGGCCTGGGCTTCGGCGAAGAGCTCGGTCAACTCGGCATGGCGCTGGTGGTCGATGGGGCCGTGGCTGGTTACCGCGTCGACCAGTATCAGCCATCCTCGCTCCGCATTGTGGAGCACGACATCCGGCATCTTTCCTTGAGAGTCGACCGGCACATCCAATGCGGCGAGCCGGTCGCTGTCGAAGTGTGTCCCCTTGTCGGCGGTGTCTCCGACGAAGACAAGCGTGCTGCGCGGGACGAATCGAGATGCGAAGTCTTCGGTAATGGCGCGGATCAGGTCGTTGGATTCTCCGGGACCTGTCACTTGTTGCGCCACCAGGGGCTTGGGGGGGCGTGGTTGGACTCGAAGGCGGGGGAGCCGTCGTTCCAGGAGCGGCCGACGGGGCGCAACTGGCCGCCGCCGCTGACCGGCAGAGAACGGCCGTTCTTGTCCGCGGATACCTGCTTGATGAACCAGTCTTCGAGCAGGCCGCGCAGTTCTTCGATGCGCGGCTGCTGGCCGGTGTCGTCGATGCGGTTGGTGCGCTCGCCGGGATCGTTTACCAGGTCGTACAACTCGTTGGGGGCGGCCGGGAGCGTTGCGACGGGGTAGCGGTGCACGTACTTCCACTCGGCGGTGCGGATCATCCGGGTAGCGCCGTACTCGTCGTAGATCACGACGTGGTCGTGCGCCGGTGCGTCACCGCCTTGCAGGAGGCCGGCGAAGGAGCGCCCGGGGCGACCGCGGTGCAGGACCTTGGGGAAGTCGACGCCGGCATAGTCCAGCAGGGTGGGCATGAAGTCGACTGCGCTGCACATCCGGCCGGTGGCGCGCCCCTGGGGGATGCGGCCCGGCTGGCTGGCCAGGAACGGTACCTTGATCGAGTTTTCGTACATGTTGAGCGGCAAGGTGCCGTTGCCCTTGCCCCAGAAGCCGTGGTGGCCGCAACTGAAGCCGTTGTCGCTGGTGAACACCACCAGCGTGTCGTCGCGGATGCCATGGTGTTCCAGCCGGTCGAGGATGCGACCCACGTCCAGGTCCATGGCGGTGACGGCGGCGAAGTAGCCCTTGAGCATTTCGCGGTTGCCGAGGCACTTCCGGGACAGCCAGTGGGCCCACGGATGCAGCTTTTCCTGCGGGCAAGAATCGAACGGGCAGTCGTCGTAGCTGTCGACGATGTCCTGCGGATGGCCGGTCCACGGGCTGTGCGGGGCGGTGTAGTGCACGCTCAGGTAGAACGGCGCTGCGTCGCCGGCGCGGCGGTCGATGAACTCCAGGGCGTCGTCGGTGATCACGTTGGTAACGTAGCCGGGGGCGTTGAACAGCTCGCCGTCGCGGATCATCGGTGCGTCTTTGTACTCGCCGCCGCCCTTCTCGTGCACGAACCAGTGGCTGAAGCCGTGCTGCGGCAGGGCGCTGTTGCCGAGGTGCCACTTGCCGCTGATGCCGCAGGTCCAGCCCGCCTGTGCCAGCAGGTCGGTGTAGGCGGTCTGACCCTCCAGGTAGGTGGCCGCGTCGGGGCCGTAGTTGCCGCCGCGGATCCAGTCGTGCACGCCGTGCCGGGACGGCATCTGCCCGGTGAGAAACGACGCCCGGCTCGCCGAGCACACCGGCGAGGCGCAGAAGAAGTTGTCGAAGCGCAGGCCGGTGGCGGCGATGCGGTCGATGTTGGGCGTGCGCATCTCCCGGTTGCCGTAGCAGCCGGCGGCCCACGGGCCCTGGTCGTCGGTGAGGATGAAGACGATGTTGGGACGTGCGGATGCCATGGTGCCCCACCTTACCCTGCCGGGCCAGCCGACCCAAGCACCGGACACGGTGATGCAGGCAGGGCTCACAGATAGCGGAACAGCGGCGGGAACAGGACGACCACCAGGGCGGCCCATACGCCGTACACCGGCAGGTAGGCGGTCTGCCAGCGGGCCACGGCGGCAAAGGAACCGGTGCCGGCCAGAAACCGGACGTGCAGCCACGCGGTCCCGGCGAGATGGGCCAGCAGCAGCAGGTTCACGCCCAATGCCGCGACCTTGTTGGCGCTGAAGCCGAACTCGCCGATACGCGCCGCGACCGCGGCCAACGCCGCGAGGTCGGCAACGAGAGCGGCCACGGCAAGCACCAGCCTGAGCGTGTCGGACACGCCCAGCGGCGCCTCCGGGTCGCGTGCGGAGATCGCGTACAGCAGCATGCCCACCACCAGCACCAGCAGCAGGTCGAAGGCGATCAGCACCTCGCGGTCCACGGCGATGCCCGCTCCGGTCCACACCATGACGGCGAGGAACGCCACCAACAGGGCCGCGAACAGCGGCGAGAGAACTTGCGCCAGCAGCGGCGCCAGTTGCCCTGCCACGCCGTTCTTCCCTTCTGCCAGCCAGCCCGCGACGATCACCGCGCCTGCCGCTCCGCACGGCAGCAGCCACTGCTCCAGAAAGCCGTCGATGCCAACTCCGACCGCCTCGAACAGGGCTGCCGTCAGCAGCGTCAGCACGCCGCCGCCGAGGGCGAACAGGACGTAGTAGATCAACCACTCCCCGGAGAAGCGCACGAATTCCATGCGGCCTGAAGCGGTCCGCCAGCCGTTCCCGGCGTGCGCAAGCCCCACGACCAGCCACAGCGCAATGGGCAGGTGGGTCGCGGTGAGGTTCTCGGTGGCGCCGCCGGGCAGGAACGGAAAGACGTTGGCGAACACGGCGCCGGCGGCGAACAACACCCCGATAGTTACGGACCGCGCCGGCGTCACCCCGTGCCGGCCCAGGAGCAGGGCGGCCAGCAGGGGGAGCACAAGCAGACCGAGGTTGCGCGCGTAGAAGCCGCCGGAAGCGGTGTCGAACTGCGCGCCGAACAGCGCCGGAGCCTTCACCGCCGCGGCGGCCGCCAACGCAAGGGCGGCGGCGAGCACCAGGTCGCCGCGCAGAGGCAGTTGGCCGATGCCGGCGACGGGGCGGGCAGCGAGCTGCCGCCACAGCCACCCGGCGTGTGCCTGGTTGAACTCGCGTGCCGCGGCGCTGAGGCCGGCGGTGCGCTTGACCGCGATCAGGAACGCCTCGTCCGAATCCAACCCCGCTGCTACTAGGCCGCTCACCTGTTCGCGCAGCGTGCGCTCCAAGCGGTCCTGGTCGCCGTCGCCGATGCCGTGGCCGCGCAAGCGCGCTCGCCACTCGGCAATCCGGGCGGACGGAATGTCGTCGGTTCTGCTCATGGTGCATCCGGCGCCGCTGCCCGGCATGTCCCGGCAGGGCGCGGGAAACCTATCAGTCTCGCACTATAGAGTCAAGTACTTTGTAAAATAGAGTATCGTGCGGGCCGCGTGCCGGCCATCATCGTCGTCCGCGGAGAGACTGCCGGATCGTTCCGGCGGTTCCGGCGCTTCCAGCGGTTCCGGCGCCACGAGTTTGCGATCCGGCCGGCTTCGTGCGAGCATTCGACGGCAGGTCACCGGCATCGCGGGGTCCTGGATCGATCCGAGAGGAGGAACGCAATGATCTACGACATGAGGATTTATGACCTGCAGCCGGGCGCGGTGCCGCGCTACATGGACGCGGTTCGCGACATCGCCCTGAAGATCCGGGAGGACCACGGTGTGAAGCTCGCCGGCTGGTACTACACCGACATCGGGCCGCTCAACCGGATCGTGCACATATGGGCGTACCGGGACTATGCCCACTTTCAGGAAGCACGTGATGCGGTGCGCAACGACCCGCGCTGGACCGGCGAATACGTGCCGGCGGTGAGGGGACTGGCGGTCCGGCAGCAGGACATGATGATGCAGGCCGCCGACTTCTTCGCCGGCCCGGAGTAAGGCAGCGGTCCGCGCTGCTACTCGTCCTCTGGCGGCTGGGGGACGGTTGCGGTGGCGCTCGACGGTGAGCCGATCGAGTAATAGCCGTAGTGGCTGACGCGGGTGTACTGGTTGTTGCCGCCCCGAAAGAACAGTTCCCCGAACGCGTCGAGCGAGGCGCGCACCTGGGTTCCGGCAGGAAGCGCCCGGTCGAAGCCGACGGTCATGCTGCTCCCGCCCCCGAACGCCTGCTTGCGTACCGGATACTCCTTGGTACCGTCCGGCATCACCAGCGAGAAGTTGACCTCCACCGTGTACCGCCCGGTGTGTTGGCTGGGGGCTCCGGAGTCGCCGGCGAACTGCGCGAGGCTCGGTAGCGACGGGCTGAAGTTGACCGTCAGAGCAACACCCACGGTCGTCCACTCACCCTGATAGGCCTTCCATTCGGCGGTCAGCCCGCCGACCGTGGCGGTGTGACTGCCCTTCGTCCATGCCGGCGCGCTCGGACCACTGGACGGCGGCGCGATGCCGACCGGCGTGCTGCCGGCGGTCGGCTGCGTACCTTGCACCGGGTCGTGGTCACGCACCGCGACCGACGCGGTGTTCGGCGTGCCGATCGTGTAAGCGACCTCCAGGTCGCAACTCGCGAGCGTGGCCGTGATGGTGCGGTCCGTGGTGACGGTGTCGTCATTCACGGTGGTGATCAGGCCGGTGCTCGCGTCGAAGCCGTTGGCCGCGGCTATGCATATCGCGAGGTTGTGACGCCAGGCATGGCGGTATTGGTAGCCGGTATCTCGGTCGGATTGTTGGCGATCGTGTCGACGCTGGGGCCGATGGGAACCCTGGAAACGTTGACGCTTGTGCACAGATTCGCTTACTTCGGAGTTATTACCGTTTTTGCGGCTCCCATCTGCTTCGCCGCGGGGTTCTTCTGCGTGTACGCGATGCGGAATCGCAGCGTATTCTCCGCCACGCTTGCGCTCGCCCTGATGTGCGCGGTCGTAGCCGCGCCGTGTTCGGCCCTGGCCATGGTTCTCTACCGAGTTTTTCATGACGGCGCGCACCCGACGGTGAGCTTCCTCGGCGTGTATTCCTTTGGCGTGCTTGTCTCCGGTGTCGGTACGGAGTTCGCATTCTACGTGTTGTGCCAGCGAGTGAGCCGAACGACTCGCGGCACTGGCGGAGCGGAGGCCGGCTCCCGGACTCCGCCCGTTGGTCCGCCCGAGTCCGAACCTGCGACGAGCGCGACGACGGTCCCCGGCAGTACCGCTTCGGAGGGAGGAGGCGGCACGGTGGGCGATCCGGCTCATCTCCCCGAGGGCGCGAACGTATCGGACCTCACCGAAACCGGCGGCACGTCGGACCCGGCGGAGGATCCGAGTGACAGCGCGTCGGGCGAGACTCGCCGGCTCCGTCTACCGCCGGAGATCGGACGGGATATGGTGTACGCGCATGTCTCCGGGCACTACGTGGAGGTCGTGACCACTTCAGGAAAGGCAGTGGTGTACATGCGGCTGGCGGACGTGGTCGGAGCGCTGGACGGTCAAGGAATGCAGACGCACCGATCGTACTGGGCGGCATACCGGCACATCGTTCGGATGCACAGCGATGGCCACCGCACCCTGCTCCATCTCACCGGCGGCCACCGGGTGCCGGTAGGCCGCTCGTTTCGCGACTCCGTGCGCGCCTGCCTGAAGCGGCGCCCTCCACCGCAGGCATAGTTGCAACGGTCTCAGCAGGCGGAGAGGGTCATCTCTCGGCGGTCCCCCGTTCCGTTTCCGATTCGGCGGCCTTGAACAGCGCGGCGGCAAGCGATTCGATCCGGTCGCGCCAAGCGAGCTTGTCGAGCCACGCGGCGGGTGCGCCGGACATCCCCCACAACGCGCCGGCGAGCTGGCCGGTTACGGCGGCCACGGTATCGGCGTCGCCGGCGAGATTGGCGGCCAGAATCAGGGCCTCCTCGATCGACTCGGATCGGCCCACGCACCACAGCGCCGCCTCCTGCGTGTGCAGGACGTACCCCGACGACGAGATGGCGTCGCGCTCCTTGGCGCGCCACGATCCCGCCGCCACCGCGGCAATCGCCGCATCGCCGCGCCAGTCCCGGGTACGCAACACGGTCTCCTTCGGCGCCCCGCCGATCGCCTCGACCAGCAGTTCGGCGAACAGCGCGCACGCCTCCACCGCCTGAGGCGTGCCGTGCGTGGTGCGGCTCTGCAGGCGTGCGGCCTCGACCGCCCGTGCCGGGTCGCGCCACCAGCGGATCGCCACCGGCGACAGGCGCATCAGCGAGCCGTTGCCGGCGCTGTGCGGATCGGTACTGCCGCTCAGCGGCTCGCCGGTGGCCCGGAAGGAGCTGAGCGCCGCGGCCGTGGCGCCGCCGATGTCGAAGCACTCGCCGGTGGCCGAGTTATAGCCGTGCTCGTGCCACCGGCAGAAGCGCTCGATCAGGTCATGCACGTCCAGCCCGCCCGCCGCGAGCAGCGAGTCGGCCAGGCACAGCGCCATGCTGGTGTCGTCGGTCCACTCGCCGGCTGCGAGGCCGAACGGCCCGCCTCCCACGATGTCGGTAACCTCAGGCTGCGTGTCGCGCCGCTCGAATTCCAGCGTAGTACCGAGCGCGTCCCCGAGTGCGAGCCCGATCAGCGCCCCCTTGGCGCGGTCCAGGACGCCCGCCGCACCGCCATTGACCGGCAATTGCATGGCGCCACCGTAGCACGGCCTGCTCGTCGTGTTGACGCAAGACGCAAGCCGGCGTTCCTCTTGCCGCCTGCCCCCCTGCCGCGGCTTGCTCGCCCCAATGCGCCGAATCGTTTACCTTAGAATACGGCTGCGGCATGAGTACCCAGAAGTTCACCATCGAAATAGAGCAGGAACAGGACCAACGCTGGATTGCCGAAGTTGTCGAGTTGCCGGGGGTGATGACCTACGGCAGCTCTCCAGATGACGCCAAGGCGAAGGTGCAAGCGCTTGCTCTCCGAGTCCTGGCCGACCGTCTGGAGCACGGTGAATCCGTTCCGGAGCTTCTCCACATCTCATTCGAAGCGGCGTGAAGCGGTGGTCGAGCACACGTGCGCGGCAAGTTCTCGCGGCTCTGGTCAGCATCGGCTGGACCGTTAAGCGTCAATCAGGTTCCCATCGTACGCTCGCGAGACCGGGCTGGTCCAACTACGTGTTCGCGTTTCATGACAACGAGGAAATCGGACCGAGGATGCTAGCACGCATTGCGCGTCGGACTGGACTGACGCCGGAGGACCTGTGAACGAACAGCCGGCGACCGTTCGCTGTTCGCGGAAGGGAGTTCCACCAGCGGGTGACGCGCCGTGAAGAAGTTCGGCGACTCCTGATCGCCGCCACGCTCGGGATGCATCCCGGACGGCCTCCCTCCTGTCCGACCTCGACACGGGTGCGGGGGCAGGGTAGGTTTCACTCCCATGTTGACAGCAGAGCAGGTCGAAGCCTATCGCGAGGACGGCTACCTCCGCGTCTCCAACATCTTCACGCCCGCGGAGTTGGAGGAGTTGGAACGGGAGATGGACTTCATCGTCGACGAGTGGTGGGGCGAGGACAGCATCGGCTGGAAGGGCCCCTGGCGAGACCACTACCTGCCCGCCGGCGAACAGGAGAACACGCGCGCCGTGTTCATCGGCAACCCGCAGTTCTACTCGGCGGCCTGGGGCCGGATCATCTTCCACCAGCGCCTCACCGAGTGCGTACGCGCCCTGGTGGGCCCCGCGGTGCAGTGGCACGGCACCATCCTGCACGCCAAGCCGCCCGAGCGCGGCACACCGTTTCCGATGCACCAGGACTACCCGTTCTATCCCCACGACGGGCCCGACTTCGTCGATTGCCTGCTGCACCTGGACGACGCGCCGGAGGCCAGCGGCTGCCTGCAGGTGGTTCCGGGCAGCCACAAGGAGGGCCCCCTGGAGCACATCACCGGCGATCACACGCGGCCC
It contains:
- a CDS encoding BsuBI/PstI family type II restriction endonuclease, coding for MAQQVTGPGESNDLIRAITEDFASRFVPRSTLVFVGDTADKGTHFDSDRLAALDVPVDSQGKMPDVVLHNAERGWLILVDAVTSHGPIDHQRHAELTELFAEAQAGIVYVTAFPTRAAIARYLADIAWHTTVWVADEPSHLIHFNGGRLLTPYGTK
- a CDS encoding type II toxin-antitoxin system HicA family toxin; the encoded protein is MKRWSSTRARQVLAALVSIGWTVKRQSGSHRTLARPGWSNYVFAFHDNEEIGPRMLARIARRTGLTPEDL
- a CDS encoding LytTR family DNA-binding domain-containing protein, giving the protein MGDPAHLPEGANVSDLTETGGTSDPAEDPSDSASGETRRLRLPPEIGRDMVYAHVSGHYVEVVTTSGKAVVYMRLADVVGALDGQGMQTHRSYWAAYRHIVRMHSDGHRTLLHLTGGHRVPVGRSFRDSVRACLKRRPPPQA
- a CDS encoding sulfatase-like hydrolase/transferase, whose amino-acid sequence is MASARPNIVFILTDDQGPWAAGCYGNREMRTPNIDRIAATGLRFDNFFCASPVCSASRASFLTGQMPSRHGVHDWIRGGNYGPDAATYLEGQTAYTDLLAQAGWTCGISGKWHLGNSALPQHGFSHWFVHEKGGGEYKDAPMIRDGELFNAPGYVTNVITDDALEFIDRRAGDAAPFYLSVHYTAPHSPWTGHPQDIVDSYDDCPFDSCPQEKLHPWAHWLSRKCLGNREMLKGYFAAVTAMDLDVGRILDRLEHHGIRDDTLVVFTSDNGFSCGHHGFWGKGNGTLPLNMYENSIKVPFLASQPGRIPQGRATGRMCSAVDFMPTLLDYAGVDFPKVLHRGRPGRSFAGLLQGGDAPAHDHVVIYDEYGATRMIRTAEWKYVHRYPVATLPAAPNELYDLVNDPGERTNRIDDTGQQPRIEELRGLLEDWFIKQVSADKNGRSLPVSGGGQLRPVGRSWNDGSPAFESNHAPPSPWWRNK
- a CDS encoding ADP-ribosylglycohydrolase family protein, with protein sequence MQLPVNGGAAGVLDRAKGALIGLALGDALGTTLEFERRDTQPEVTDIVGGGPFGLAAGEWTDDTSMALCLADSLLAAGGLDVHDLIERFCRWHEHGYNSATGECFDIGGATAAALSSFRATGEPLSGSTDPHSAGNGSLMRLSPVAIRWWRDPARAVEAARLQSRTTHGTPQAVEACALFAELLVEAIGGAPKETVLRTRDWRGDAAIAAVAAGSWRAKERDAISSSGYVLHTQEAALWCVGRSESIEEALILAANLAGDADTVAAVTGQLAGALWGMSGAPAAWLDKLAWRDRIESLAAALFKAAESETERGTAER
- a CDS encoding DUF262 domain-containing protein, producing the protein MNRSLTTQDISWFLDQYERNQLDLEPAYQRRSVWSPRDKKFFVDTILNNYPAPPVFLHKTMDENGRATYHVVDGKQRLQTIIEFTQDRVRVPDYFGDRNLQKKRWKDLARETRERFWNYELIVEMMPNVEEAQIRSTFDRINRNSRRLTPQELRHAKYEGWFIRFVEREAEKIEWKNTGVVTTARIKRMLDVQFISELCAVIIKGRIIGFDQDGLDDLYAEYEDVSELYGFIEDDFVTQLEVLKKSVAEMIDLRPSIADYIRPQGNFYSLWSYLFLERPISSPKRELVDRYDKFMRAVQRAKDAQDAKEDPNAVLSGDRAFRAAAIDYANNTRGASTDLTPRTKRHDALVAAMQQ
- a CDS encoding phytanoyl-CoA dioxygenase family protein: MLTAEQVEAYREDGYLRVSNIFTPAELEELEREMDFIVDEWWGEDSIGWKGPWRDHYLPAGEQENTRAVFIGNPQFYSAAWGRIIFHQRLTECVRALVGPAVQWHGTILHAKPPERGTPFPMHQDYPFYPHDGPDFVDCLLHLDDAPEASGCLQVVPGSHKEGPLEHITGDHTRPYLPPEKYHPDKTPSLTVPAKAGDVIFFSYLTIHWSDMNRSGDWRRSVRIGYHNAAMRPTFVKPTDPYNNLVVAGLKRRGKQQGLTYRVVGQGQERHLKQPART
- a CDS encoding type II toxin-antitoxin system HicB family antitoxin, whose translation is MSTQKFTIEIEQEQDQRWIAEVVELPGVMTYGSSPDDAKAKVQALALRVLADRLEHGESVPELLHISFEAA
- a CDS encoding NIPSNAP family protein, coding for MIYDMRIYDLQPGAVPRYMDAVRDIALKIREDHGVKLAGWYYTDIGPLNRIVHIWAYRDYAHFQEARDAVRNDPRWTGEYVPAVRGLAVRQQDMMMQAADFFAGPE